The nucleotide window tctttttgcaaaatttaaaataataaaaatacttctttACCCCAAggtcaaaaaatatttgagtggTTGACCAAATGCTTTTTTGGTTTAGGCTATAGTTAAAACACATCTttgcccttaaaaaaaaataattaatgtagtTACGGGTGTTTTGATTCTTACATGatggtttatttgttattttagtgGTAATGAGGAGTGTTTTGGTAATTTTACattgactttttaatttttaattcataaaagtTGCTAGTGTGTGAGTGATGTTTGTACTTTTTGAATGGCGCGTGTGATGCCGCCCGGTGGTCAAACAGGACCTTCTGCCGTGTCCTTAAAAGCGTCATTGCATCCCTTTCCTCCTAGTGTGGTGTGTGATGACAAATGATGAGCGATTTGTTACCagtggtcttttttttttcttgttccttcttttttctcttttttagagaaaatgCATATCTGTCcttgtttcttttcattttttaattccagtccatatcttttttattgcatattttcATTCTTGATCCGTttagaaaagttttttatattttcaatttagtctttaaattataatttgtcatttattattttttccaattcactctttattcttttaatttttcatttttacccCAAGctcttttattaaagttttattagttttcgatttcatcattcaatcaaagtttatgatgctttatttttttaatttagccctcattcttttgatttttttttgttaaattttgttttttcttttcaatttaaccctccaatttaatttttttgataccctcaaatttattttttattttgattttaacccttattcttttaattacaatttattatgtgattgatttttttcccgaTTACATCCTTCGATGTATAATTTGTTCAGgattgagcttcatgatttttctatttgctATGCTTTCGATCTAATTACACAAGTCACAAGTTTTAAGAGTCAATATGGTAatgaatcatttttttcatcattttcttacatgattttatcattttacattattttcttaaaaaaatagttttgtggttaccttcaattttttttatattggtttaTTTCGGTCTCATTACCTAGACCATGGGTTTTGTAAGCCTTTATTggatataagttttttttagtttctttgttttgtatttgatttatgtagattctttattttattttatacagataagctttgttttgtaaaaaaatagttgttttgaaataatatttcttatatgtttggctatgcataattttttttctttttattttattcacccAGTGTCATATATGCTTTTATTTCTAGtgtcttttattgattttaataaataattttagtgGACATAAAcgagtaaatattttattttacaagatcaaatatcttaatctttatctatctcttaatttttccagtctttcttttagttattatgaacaatttttatttatttatgtatatagATGATTATTAGATATTTagataaactttttaatttatatttagaatttgtttttatgtagaataacatattatatatatatatatatatatatatatatatatatatagacacacacacacaatatagCAAACGTTATGCCAGAGAAGTAGCAAAGCATAATCATACCAAGAATATTTATTATACCAATAAAATATgttaggtttgttttcttgttttaaaagtattttaaaaaaatttattttttttaaattttaaattaataattttttaatatttttaaaacataatatgcTATGTTGTTCTTGGAGAATTCAACTAGCAGTCTATTTGCCTGTGGTTCGTTTCGTTTGACCAATTAAACGAGgattccttgatttttttttctgctctCAATCCAACACGTGTAAATTTCTCTTCTATAATCAGCAAAAATCTGCTACCCCCTATGAATAGCCCGCCCTCCTCAATAACTACGACCTCCACAAATTACCCTTCTCCACCGTCTCTCTAATCTACCATAAACCGCACACATTCAGAGGGTCAATTTAGTCACTTCATAGTAAAAAAGTCTCACGGTCGCcagacatataaaaataaaaaacactggCGCTgtttaccttcttttttttattctaaaaaaaatgcagTCCCTCAATCTGAAACTGTCAACGGATTTTAGTACAGGTACGAGGAGGTTTGTTCAAAGTCGGAGCTTCGGAGAGGAGAGGAGACAGTGTTTGAGTTTCAGAGTTCCCTACAGAAATTGTCGGATTGTTGCATGTTCTGTTGAGAGAGATGGAAACGGTGAAGGAACAAGTTCCAGTTCGGGTTCGGATTATAGTCCGAGTTCATTTTTGTCTCGGAGTCAAACGTATGCTATGCTAAAACAACAAATGGAGGTTGCTGCGCAATCTGAGGTAAcattttagtattattattgttatgtttTCGCACAGTTAATTCATTATGTTTGTTTCTTTGGaacaatttcattttaaataaaattaatttctttctttttttaaaaaaattctgattTGTCATTACATTTTAATTGTGAAATTGTATGCTTAATCACTGTTTGGTTTCTCGGAAAATGTAGCAATTTGTGGGTTCAAAGTTACCCTTTTTTTTGGTTGAGGATGTGGCCAATATAAGCAAAATATGTGTGACATCAAAGGTCAAGAAGCttgattggtttttatttttttattttttttatggcaatAAAATGGGTTATTGAGTATCAAAAGTTGGACAATGTCTATTGTAACTCTACAACTTTGATTGTTTTGACATTAGGATTATGAAGAAGCTGCGAGAATTCGTGATTCGTTGAAATCATTTGAGGAAGAGGAACCAGTTTTGCGGCTGCATAGGTTGCTGAAGGAGGCAATTGCTGATGAGCAGTTTGAGGTAACTGTTTGCGGCATCTCATTTTCCAATTCGAATGTGATGTTACTTTATATTATATAGTGGGTTTATTTGTGCTGCTATTCTTTTTAGACCACTGGAGAAGTAATTCATTTTAGATGGAAACATTTCATGTTTGGGTTTGGTCAAAATGGTTAtcgtgttgtttttttgtttattttttcagtcTCCCTGATTCTTCAATTCTGCGTCTTTTGTAATGTTTCAGCTTGTCAGTTGTTGCCCATTTTACTGTTAAGTTTCTCGTTATGCTGTAATAGAAAAAAAGGTTAACTTTTCTTATATTGTCATTGAGAATAATCATTTACCAGCAGTGTAAATGATTGGGATAAACTACTCTGTGCTTCCATTGTTCTTTAAGTTTTATAGgcttttagattttgtttgcCCATTCATGAAGAGTTCAAAAGAGAATAGTGTCCTAAAATTATGAGTGTTCCCAAATGTGGGTCCAACACACGATATAAATCTAAGGTTAAGATATAGTTGGCCTCAACCCACTTGGAGCACTTGAGTTCACCAACCACCCATCTGCAAGCTTTGACAGTGTAGGTTCTTAGGATGTTGTCAGTTTAGCATGAGATATCCCATCTTTTCTCTTTGGCATTTGCCTTATCCGGTGAGTGCATTAGCTTGTTTCTTAAATCATCTATCAGCACAAATATGACCATAAAAGTCCCACACAGCAATTCAATATTCTAGTAAAGGGCATGGAAGTGATATAACTTCATGGAAGCCTGTATATCCAATGGTAGTTTGCAATGAGATGCATCAATCTATATATTACAACAGTACAAGTAACAGTCTTTTCTTCATCCTAGTGTCTTGGAAATATATTTCTTGGACTTAAAAAATGAGGTTGCGCTTTACagttatgatttcagttttttgATATAGCAACTATTTTGCCAGAATCatgccataaaaaataatttcacatTATTCCTAAGCTATTCTGTTTACCATGGACGTTTCTGATAAACATTTTATCTCTGGTAAATTTTTGGCAGGATGCAGCTAGGTATCGAGATGAGTTAAAGGAAATTGCGCCACACTCTCTCTTGAAATGTTCAAGTGATGCAACTACCTTGGTATGCTAACAATCTGATCAGCATGGTAGTTATTACTGTTTTAGAAATCCCTTGTTTGATATAAACTGATTTCATTTAGTTCATGTAGCTTCTTTGACCATCTGgcatataaattgatttaaacttaaaaatccCGTATGTTTATCCTCTCCATTTTTCCTTGACTCTGTTATCTTACAATTTGATTTGTGTATTTAAATCTGGCCAGTGCAAAACTTATTTCAGCATATTTGAATTAGAGACCCACCTGATGTTCTGGAATAACCAGTTTTGACCTCCTGGTATATCATATCTAATAAAATACTATCAGCATGGGAAATATGTTCAAATTGGGTAATAAATGGGATAATTCTGGATGGGGCTTCATAATACGTGTGAGCTGGCGATACATAACACAAAGGTGCTTTACTATGCATGATCTTTTCGATGATAGtacaaacatgtttgaaatTGAGAGAATAAATGGGTTGTGTATGGATGGGACAGTTGCAATATGTGTGAGTTGgcaataaacaatacaaaattgCTTTATTATGCATGATCTTTTCAACATGTCAAAGTAAATACCCACAATCTGGTCTAGATTTGAGTTTTGTGCTCTTGATCAGGTAATCATCTTGTTGCTTTACTTCGCATAAACTGAGTTAGCAATAGATAAAATAAAGTTGATTAAAAGGAAGAGGCCAAATAAAAGGCATATTAGAAAtggtttaaattgatttgagcAGTCATAACCTAAGTCTTGTGTATATCAGGGGATCAGGATTCAAGTTAGGAGCTTGTACATCGAGGGCCGCAGTCAGCCTTCAAAGGGGCAGTACTTCTTTGCATATAGAATAAGAATCACTAATAACTCAGATCGCCCCGTTCAACTTCTCAGAAGACACTGGATTATCACAGATGCCAAAGGAAAAACTGAAAATGTTTGGTGAGTTAAATTATCTTATTCTGGTCAAGATTCTTCAAAAGTACTCTGGTTTATATATCTTGGTTTTGGTGACAACTTCTTCGATGAGACAAATCCTATGGATTGTGTCATGTGCATCGTCCatcaatttcttttactttttggtTCCATCAGCATTGGCTTCCTATGAATTTTGTATCATTTGTCATGCTGCAGGGGAGTTGGAGTTATAGGTGAACAGCCAGTTATACTTCCTAGGACAGCATTTGAATACTCATCTGCATGCCCGCTATGCACTCCCAATGGTAGAATGGTAAGTTGCAGTTATATTCTCTCAACCTGAAGAGTGATTGCTGGtttttcaccttttcttttcttaatttggaGGGGATGGGGACAAGGTTTGTGCTTATATATCAAGATTGATAAATCCCATGAGTATTGAAGTTAGAGCATGATATATGGCCAGTGTTCATATAGCCTCGAAGCAAGGCTGTTTTTATCATGTATTGAAATATTGTCTTGATTATATCTGTATCAGAGATATGTAATCTAGTTTATATTTCACCACACAACAAATTCCAGCACAGCAATGGATGTTTGCCTTGCGGGCATCATGCTTTCTATTTTATGGTTATATGCCTTTCGTTCTTGGAAGTTGTGGTCCGTAGAAGTGTTCTTAAAGctaaatgaattattatttttagtttattttaggtgcgcatgattttgaaaattttggatATTTCCCTTTCATAGGGATGCtagtaaaatttatttctttcgtACAATTGCAGGAAGGTGACTTTGAGATGAAACACATCGACAAAGCAGGCTCGCCCACGTTCAATGTTGCTATTGCCCCGTTTTCTCTCTCAATACTTGGAGATGGAAGTGATGCCTTTTGATTTAGGCTTCATGGCTCACTCAAAGAGAGCGGAGCATCCGCATCGATTCAGGTTTGAAAAACTGTAAAATTCTTCTCCTTTTTGGTAGAATTTATGCTGTCATCCATTATTAGTCTAGATGgatgaaaattgtcaaatttACATGTAACAAACCAATGGAAGAAATAATAAGAGGAGAGTGGATTGAGTATTACCGACGCTATGCTATTACCACTTGTGGTGGAGATGAAATAATATAGGTAGCTTCAATCTATGATTGTCTTGTCACTACTGTCCAGGCTTAGTTGTGAGAGGCAGGGTTACCTTAGCATTCCTATTGAAGAATTCTGGTtgattgaaataatcttttgGAAATGATTCCGATGCATGTAAAAGGGCATAGAATCGTATCGTCAACTAATCCTCGACATCCTAACATCCAGTATACCTCTACAGGGACTGCACTGTTGAAGTCGAAAGAATCCCATAGTAAAAGTGCTTCTTATTAGGAAAATGAACCAGATGGTCCAGCTCCAATACCAGCTTGCAGGCCCAGCCCCTTGCTGTTTTTCCAAGTAATCAACAGTTGAGTGGATTATTCTTTGGTTCTTGGGTTTCTTGGAAGCAATTGTAACTTAGTTCTTCAGCAGATCTTTGCCCCGCTGTAAGCTGAGGGTTGAAAATGTTACTAAAACATTGTAAAcatattttctagtaaaaacaaaatttaaactgTTCAGGTGTTGATTCAATACGATTTGGTTAATAGTTTTAAAGATATTCTAGATGatcactaaaaaaattttaaaatgatatttttttttaaatattaagataataatatattacatCAACTTGGATAAACTTGAATGAACCTGTCAAATTCATAATCCAgatcatgagactatgataactctataaaaaacaaattgaaacaaattataaagttcaattcctaatcaacttaatattgatatatgaaattttttaaaaatatcaattaagtATCTTCCTCTCATTGCATTTTCTGGTAAAGGTCATCCATGATAGAAAAATATCGATAAATTCCTATTCAAAGGCACTTCCTCACTGTCATTATATTTTGGAATGCAATTGATTCTTGTTTTCAAGTGAGGCttaaaatagtacaagataaatattgagatctctTCGTCGATATAAGTCTTGCATATCAAATCCTTAACATACACCTTATTTTTAGaatgcatgaaattaaatgaatgttttaaatttaaaaataaaaaacattagaaatttaattagaatGCATGTGTAATCCCTAACCTCTTGAATGAATACATCCATTTGTAATGTACAGGGCCTCCAACTTTTGCTTTAAACTATAAATGTATGGGTAAATGTTCTATTGAGTTGAATAAGGATGAATacaatatcatctcaagtttgcagaTTATTTAgatgatattcatttcaagcttTCTCAATGTGTTGGGTATACAACTTGTTAGAGTATATATCTCTAAAAAAGTAACTGATCTCTATGAGTGCATCTCATATTCATTTTGACAATAAATTCTGATAAGTAAGTGGAATGAATGTTCGTCTAAACACGTGACAATTATGACTATTCATTCATACAAATTTTCATCCTCTAAATTAGCCAATTTAAATATGTTCGAAGCATATCTATAAGAAAAACACAGACTTATAAGTCATTGGTAGACAAGTAACTTTGCATTATTGTCTAAAACAAAGCTGACTTTAGGCTTTGTGACCTGTGACCCATCATTAACCATGGTAACAAAACAAAGATATATCTATTCTAGCATTCATGTTGTCTTTTGTCTTCCCTTTCATGTCCATCACCGtgttaaaaacattttcaaacatGTTCCTTTTAATATGCATGACATCTAGATTATGACGAAAAAAAATAGTCTTTCAATAAGAAAACTCGAAAAAAATACTTCACTTCACCTAATTTTGGATcacaccaaaaccaaaaaacttttgcttaccggattgaaaataaaaaacaatgcccTTGTACTATAAGACCACGTCATACAATTATTCACCCGACTGTACCGACAGAgtaacatccttttcaactctacctataaaaaagttctttttgttatttctgtACTTGTTATCGGTTGACCAGAACCtctaatgataataaaaaaaacacgttaCCATTATTTGTTAAGGTGAAAGTCttattattttccatacaatgTACACATGCTAATTTTTCACGAGTTCTCAAACCAAAAACCATTTTATATCcaggaaaataattaatagtctACATCAAAACTGCattcatttgaaaattttgtttccttaagACATCATATGTCAAAACCCTAGATGACCATATTTgtttcaactcatcaattaattgtcaaagacaaatatttatattcctATTTGGACTATTAAAAAAGGGTATAACTGTAGATAACATTATGAACTCCAGTCTTATACATATCCCGAGTAGCAAATTGTAAACCATGAGTATCATtggccaataaaaaaataacctgaatgAATTGAAATTAAACTAAGGATGCACTATATTAAACTGTTTCTAACTTAACCATTAGAATGGTGCACTATGACTATATCAACTTTATCATGTGAATGATGCCATGTCATATGTTCAATGGTCTTTAAAGATATGAATAACCTTTGTAGTCTAGGAGTGATTGAAAAGTATCTTAGTTTTCTATATGCGATAAAAGTCCTACTCTTACTAGTTCTGGGTTTATACCGAGCCTGCCTATAAATTTTACACTCggttaaatctatattttttaggtAGTACAATATGTAGAAGTTTAgatacatgtcaattttctagtatcctagACTAAAtggtttcatcatggatttagTATCATAGAAGTTTTCTTTCAACCTATTCCCTTTAAGTAAattgcttcttgcccattcaataattttatcgTAACTAGCCTCACTCAATGTATAATCTGACTTGATAGTGAACACATGTGCAATGaccaataatttaatatgatttgtgcACCCATCCTCTTAATGGTTTGtcaaaatctttcaataaataaataaaaaacatggttgCATCTGCATTTGGTTCTTCAATCTTTATGATTAAACATTCACATGTATCACCCCTAATTCATTCTTATTGCATCAATAACTATACTCATATAatgattactattatcatctatAACTTATGCACGTTGCTAGAACTAAAAGTTGACACAACCATCATTTATACTATGATCTTGTAAAGAATATATGGTTCTTTGTGTGCAAaccaacacaaatatttttccatGAACCTTTTTCatagaagatgcatcataaCAATATTTGGATCgagaaactttatttttacatcttttACATGAACATCTAATACCTTCTCTAACAATATTTTTCGGATTAGATAGTGCACAATTAATAAAACCATCAACTCAATTATAATAATCCATCATGTGTAACCCTTCAGGTGAAACTCGATACATCCACGAATAACCATCCACTACTTATATGAAAtcttatatagaatattgataacAACATGTATTGATTAATAATGTGAACTAAATAAAGTATCGGTatccaactaattaaatatcattggtttaactcaaacttattcaatccattttaatagtactcttaaatcattattaatttcccctaaaaattcaaattccttcaaatttactgaaattttcaacttaataattaaattaacaaaatatgaaaCGTACCCGTTAAATaaaccattatttatttcattataaatcacataagttacaaaatcaaactcaatttcatcaaatgacaaacaaatataatttttcaaaatctcaaacaaatcctaacatatacaaatcatatatttatacaataaatttttatacgaaaaaactataaaacaagtaatcaCACAAACAAGCTACATatactaaatatataaaaattccaaaaaactaacatttaaaaaatgggttacaacaaaaaaaatgggtAGTTTTGCTTACTTGATGTGGTGAATATTCAAAAAAGTTGAATCAAAACAAGATGCCGATATAATAAGTGTTGGGTGGCTGAATTTGTGATAATTTGAGCatgatttgtgataaaataaagAGGTGTTGTGCGCTATTTTCTACAGAATAaataggaagaagaagaagaaatgagggaGTGGGAGAGGGTGTTCGGCTATTAGGTTATAACTTGAATATTATCGACGGATTCACTGACGGATATTAGCGACGAAcatatttcatcggtaattttattTGTGATAATGACacgtcttttttcttcttttcttctttatttttttcatttccaattGTAATTTTCTTGGTAGTTACCAACAAAAA belongs to Populus nigra chromosome 18, ddPopNigr1.1, whole genome shotgun sequence and includes:
- the LOC133678380 gene encoding uncharacterized protein LOC133678380, whose amino-acid sequence is MQSLNLKLSTDFSTGTRRFVQSRSFGEERRQCLSFRVPYRNCRIVACSVERDGNGEGTSSSSGSDYSPSSFLSRSQTYAMLKQQMEVAAQSEDYEEAARIRDSLKSFEEEEPVLRLHRLLKEAIADEQFEDAARYRDELKEIAPHSLLKCSSDATTLGIRIQVRSLYIEGRSQPSKGQYFFAYRIRITNNSDRPVQLLRRHWIITDAKGKTENVWGVGVIGEQPVILPRTAFEYSSACPLCTPNGRMEGDFEMKHIDKAGSPTFNVAIAPFSLSILGDGSDAF